The following are from one region of the Saccharomyces kudriavzevii IFO 1802 strain IFO1802 genome assembly, chromosome: 12 genome:
- the SEC22 gene encoding SNAP receptor SEC22 (similar to Saccharomyces cerevisiae SEC22 (YLR268W); ancestral locus Anc_6.62), producing the protein MIKSTLIYREDGLPLCTSVDNENDPSLFEQKQKVKIVVSRMTPQSATEATLESGSFEIHYLKKSMVYYFVICESGYPRNLAFSYLNDIAQEFEHSFANEYPKPTVRPYQFVNFDNFLQMTKKSYSDKKVQDNLDQLNQELVGVKQIMSKNIEDLLYRGDSLDKMSDMSSSLKETSKRYRKSAQKINFDLLISQYAPIVIVAFFIVFLFWWIFLK; encoded by the coding sequence ATGATAAAATCAACGCTGATCTACAGAGAAGATGGACTGCCTCTCTGTACGTCTGTGGACAACGAAAATGACCCTTCGTTGTTCgaacaaaagcaaaaagtgaaaatcGTGGTCTCTAGAATGACGCCCCAATCTGCCACGGAGGCCACACTAGAAAGCGgttcttttgaaatccattatttgaagaaatccaTGGTCTACTATTTTGTCATTTGCGAGTCTGGATACCCAAGAAACCTGGCATTCTCATACCTTAACGATATAGCGCAAGAATTCGAACACTCCTTTGCTAACGAGTATCCTAAACCCACCGTCAGACCGTACCAGTTCGTAAATTTTGACAACTTCCTCCAAATGACCAAGAAATCATACAGTGACAAGAAAGTCCAGGACAACTTGGACCAGCTAAACCAAGAGTTGGTAGGTGTCAAGCAAATCATGTCCAAAAACATCGAAGATCTGCTTTACAGAGGGGATTCTCTCGATAAAATGAGCGACATGAGTTCCTCTCTGAAAGAAACGTCCAAAAGGTACAGAAAGTCCGCCCAAAAGATCAATTTTGATCTCTTGATCAGTCAGTACGCCCCCATCGTGATTGTAGCCTTTTTCAtcgtcttcctcttctgGTGGATATTCCTCAAGTAG